A stretch of the Bradyrhizobium arachidis genome encodes the following:
- a CDS encoding (2Fe-2S)-binding protein, with protein MPRYRLRINEGVLSVESDADKPLLYVLRGLGLTATKFGCGLGQCGACTVLADGTAVQSCQMTVADAQDKSITTLEGLGTAAKPHPLQAAFIAHQVPQCGYCTSGMIMSAAALLEKNRKPSESEIRSALELNLCRCGSHTRVVSAVMAASGQRG; from the coding sequence ATGCCCCGATACCGGCTACGTATCAACGAAGGCGTGCTGTCCGTGGAGTCCGATGCCGACAAGCCGCTGCTCTATGTGCTGCGCGGCCTCGGCCTGACGGCGACCAAGTTCGGCTGCGGTCTCGGCCAATGCGGCGCGTGCACGGTTCTGGCCGACGGCACGGCCGTGCAGTCCTGCCAGATGACGGTCGCCGATGCGCAAGACAAGTCCATCACGACGCTCGAGGGACTGGGAACCGCTGCAAAACCGCATCCGCTTCAGGCGGCCTTCATCGCGCACCAGGTGCCGCAATGTGGCTATTGCACCAGCGGGATGATCATGAGTGCGGCTGCCCTGCTGGAGAAAAACCGGAAACCAAGTGAAAGCGAGATACGCTCGGCGCTGGAGCTCAATCTCTGCCGCTGCGGCTCGCATACCAGGGTCGTGAGCGCGGTCATGGCGGCGTCGGGACAGCGAGGCTGA
- a CDS encoding molybdopterin cofactor-binding domain-containing protein, whose product MSASLDRVQLSRRAILKGGALTVGFALTLTPSAAFAQAAGSLSRRTDATQVDAYLAVNADGTVTLYCGKVDLGQGLRIAIPQIAAEELGIGVDRIKYIEGDTALTPNQGRTAGSSGIQRGGMQIRQAAATARKALVDLAAQRLNLKPDELIAADGEVRPRAGGAGIGFAALLEGRKFDLKLDPNAPLKDFRSYTIVGKPLPRPDVAAKCLGTATYVHDLTLPEMLHARVIRPPAIGATLVSVDEDSIKDLAGVKVVRIKDFLAVVADDEWTSVRAARSLRAQWSEASSLPDQNRLTQSLREAPGATAETLVAKGAPASAQSPDTKTLAASYFWPMQSHASLGPSCAVADVHADEATIWTASQGMHDNRVTYARFLGLPLDKVRLIYLEGSGCYGMNGHEDAAADAAILSRAVGRPVRVQWSRADELGWDPKGPPQLLDLAGSVDTEGRILDWRTEMWIPQTTKGLLNIPLLGPQAAGLDNVVGLNTGLISQNGDPPYEAGQMQVVVHWLKETPLRPAPLRSPGKPANCFAVESFMDELAAAARLDPIAFRLRGLKNPRGVELIKRLAAMMKWETRPSPGADTAAAITRGRGVSYIHYKHSETLVAMGMEVAVEQASGKIQVERVFCVHDCGQVINPDGVRSQVEGSILQTISRVLMEEVKFDRARVTSVDWAGYPILRFSDVPQIEIQLVDRPSEPPLGAGEAACAAVGAALANAVFDATGLRLRTVPFTPERVKAAQSGKA is encoded by the coding sequence ATGAGTGCATCATTGGATCGGGTTCAACTTTCCCGCCGTGCGATCCTCAAGGGCGGCGCGCTGACCGTCGGATTTGCACTGACGTTGACACCAAGTGCAGCCTTCGCGCAGGCTGCTGGCAGCTTGTCGCGCCGCACCGACGCCACGCAGGTCGACGCCTATCTCGCCGTGAACGCAGACGGCACCGTGACGCTGTATTGCGGCAAGGTCGATCTCGGTCAGGGACTTCGCATCGCCATCCCCCAGATCGCGGCCGAGGAGCTCGGCATCGGCGTCGACAGGATCAAATATATCGAGGGCGACACGGCGCTGACGCCAAACCAGGGGCGGACGGCGGGCTCGAGCGGCATCCAGCGCGGCGGCATGCAGATCCGGCAAGCCGCAGCGACCGCGCGCAAGGCGCTGGTCGACCTCGCCGCGCAACGCCTGAACCTGAAGCCGGACGAACTGATCGCCGCAGACGGCGAGGTTCGGCCGAGGGCTGGCGGCGCAGGGATTGGTTTTGCGGCTCTGCTCGAGGGGCGCAAGTTCGATCTCAAGCTCGACCCCAACGCCCCGCTCAAGGATTTCAGGAGTTACACGATCGTCGGCAAGCCGCTGCCGCGCCCCGACGTCGCCGCCAAATGCCTGGGAACGGCGACCTACGTTCATGACCTCACCCTGCCGGAGATGCTGCATGCGCGCGTGATCCGGCCACCCGCAATCGGCGCCACGCTTGTCTCAGTCGACGAGGACTCGATCAAGGATCTCGCCGGGGTGAAGGTGGTCAGGATCAAGGATTTTCTGGCCGTTGTGGCCGATGACGAGTGGACCTCGGTCCGCGCCGCGCGCAGCTTGCGCGCGCAATGGAGCGAGGCGTCGAGCTTGCCGGACCAGAACCGGCTCACGCAATCGCTGCGCGAAGCTCCGGGCGCCACGGCGGAGACCCTCGTCGCCAAGGGCGCGCCAGCATCGGCGCAGTCGCCGGACACGAAGACGCTGGCCGCCAGCTATTTCTGGCCGATGCAGAGCCACGCCTCGCTCGGGCCCTCCTGCGCGGTCGCCGACGTACACGCTGATGAGGCGACGATCTGGACGGCATCGCAGGGCATGCACGACAACCGTGTCACGTATGCCCGCTTCCTCGGCCTGCCGCTGGACAAGGTGCGGCTGATCTATCTGGAAGGCTCCGGCTGCTACGGCATGAACGGCCACGAGGACGCGGCCGCCGATGCTGCGATCCTGTCGCGGGCGGTGGGGCGGCCCGTGCGCGTGCAATGGTCGCGCGCCGATGAGCTCGGCTGGGACCCCAAGGGGCCGCCGCAATTGCTCGATCTCGCGGGTAGCGTGGACACCGAAGGCCGGATCCTGGACTGGCGCACCGAAATGTGGATTCCGCAGACCACCAAGGGCCTGCTCAATATCCCGCTTTTGGGACCGCAGGCGGCCGGGCTCGACAATGTCGTCGGCCTCAACACCGGGTTGATCTCGCAGAACGGCGACCCGCCCTATGAGGCCGGCCAGATGCAGGTCGTCGTGCATTGGCTGAAGGAGACGCCGCTTCGGCCTGCGCCGCTGCGCTCGCCCGGCAAGCCTGCCAATTGTTTTGCCGTCGAGAGTTTTATGGACGAGCTGGCCGCCGCGGCCCGGCTCGATCCGATCGCGTTTCGTCTGCGCGGTCTGAAGAACCCGCGCGGCGTCGAGCTGATCAAGCGGCTGGCAGCGATGATGAAATGGGAGACCCGGCCGTCGCCGGGCGCGGACACCGCCGCGGCGATCACCCGCGGCCGTGGCGTGTCCTATATCCACTACAAGCATAGCGAGACGCTGGTTGCGATGGGCATGGAAGTCGCGGTCGAGCAGGCGAGCGGCAAAATCCAGGTCGAGCGTGTGTTCTGCGTCCATGATTGCGGACAGGTCATCAATCCCGATGGCGTGCGCTCCCAGGTCGAGGGCAGCATCCTGCAAACCATCAGCCGCGTGCTGATGGAGGAGGTGAAGTTCGACCGCGCGCGCGTGACGAGCGTCGACTGGGCCGGTTATCCGATTCTGAGATTCTCGGATGTCCCCCAGATCGAGATTCAACTGGTCGATCGTCCGAGCGAACCGCCGCTCGGTGCGGGCGAAGCTGCCTGCGCGGCGGTCGGCGCCGCGCTCGCCAACGCCGTCTTTGATGCAACCGGCCTGCGGCTGCGGACCGTTCCGTTCACGCCGGAGCGGGTGAAGGCGGCCCAGAGCGGCAAGGCTTGA